The Nesterenkonia xinjiangensis genome contains a region encoding:
- a CDS encoding helix-turn-helix transcriptional regulator, which produces MNSLYGTTAFCGRRAVGSFGLVTVRSRMYLLATRSGTDRTYRVSRILDAEELSEPAQRPETVDLDHIWRRRSEQFLSGGDHFPVTVRVHPGRREELVDTALAVRAEQRISGDWAHLEVIFQDLRHAEWALWQLGLDAEALAPASLRDALGERAATLAARYRGRG; this is translated from the coding sequence ATGAATTCATTGTATGGCACGACCGCCTTCTGCGGCCGGCGCGCTGTCGGGTCCTTCGGCCTGGTCACAGTGCGCAGCCGCATGTACCTGCTGGCCACTCGCTCCGGCACCGATCGGACGTACCGCGTCTCGCGGATCCTGGACGCCGAGGAGCTCTCGGAACCCGCGCAGCGCCCGGAGACGGTCGATCTGGACCACATCTGGCGCAGACGCAGCGAGCAGTTCCTCTCTGGAGGCGACCACTTCCCGGTCACGGTCCGTGTCCATCCGGGGCGACGGGAGGAGCTGGTCGACACCGCCCTTGCCGTCCGGGCGGAACAGCGCATCAGCGGCGACTGGGCGCACCTGGAGGTCATCTTCCAGGACCTGCGCCATGCGGAATGGGCACTGTGGCAGCTCGGCCTCGACGCCGAGGCCCTCGCTCCGGCCTCTCTGCGCGACGCCCTGGGAGAGCGCGCCGCCACCCTCGCCGCCCGCTATCGCGGCAGGGGTTGA
- a CDS encoding acyltransferase family protein, whose translation MSPDPSPPVRDATLDIAKALAIILIVVGHVWRALEPAGLVQDPLLTRVDSVIYMSHLSVFAFVAGLFVAGGMRRDGPWYYARARTVTFLWLYTLWSTLQLLMKIAVGSAVNDPVSPVELLRIWEPKEQFWFFGWLVLMMLLTAATRPWRSRRAAAATWGLAGAGSLAVWGLNWNILGGEGLALTIFFFSGVVLTGRRLLGWMKGILVSHAVVVLLVAGAVWVVLGATLLGTPPTAYGNIRSVSSVTLGALGSLAGVVSILALSLLLARTGSTMQWLARIGQRSLVIFVAHVFFTAGTRIALSTMGIDALWIHVVGPTVIGVIGPLLIYAVAQRLRQDWVFEAPRWLRHLTGADRTLVPRR comes from the coding sequence GTGAGTCCAGACCCATCCCCGCCGGTGCGCGACGCCACCCTCGACATCGCGAAGGCACTGGCCATCATCCTCATCGTGGTCGGGCACGTGTGGCGCGCGCTGGAGCCGGCGGGGCTGGTGCAGGATCCTCTGCTGACTCGGGTCGACTCCGTCATCTACATGTCGCACCTGTCGGTCTTCGCCTTCGTGGCCGGACTGTTCGTGGCCGGCGGTATGCGCCGCGACGGGCCCTGGTACTACGCCCGCGCCCGCACGGTCACCTTCCTGTGGCTCTACACGCTGTGGTCGACTCTGCAGCTGCTGATGAAGATCGCGGTGGGCTCCGCGGTCAACGACCCGGTGTCGCCCGTGGAGCTCCTGAGGATCTGGGAACCGAAGGAGCAGTTCTGGTTCTTCGGGTGGCTCGTCCTGATGATGCTGCTCACTGCCGCGACGCGGCCGTGGCGCAGCCGCAGGGCCGCCGCCGCGACATGGGGGCTGGCCGGGGCCGGCTCTCTGGCGGTGTGGGGGCTGAACTGGAACATCCTCGGCGGGGAGGGTCTCGCGCTGACGATCTTCTTCTTCTCCGGGGTGGTGTTGACCGGTCGGCGGCTGCTCGGCTGGATGAAGGGGATCCTCGTCAGCCACGCTGTTGTGGTTCTGCTCGTGGCCGGCGCCGTGTGGGTGGTCCTCGGTGCGACGCTGCTGGGCACCCCGCCCACTGCCTATGGGAATATCCGCTCCGTGTCGAGCGTGACGCTCGGGGCTCTCGGCTCATTGGCCGGCGTCGTGTCGATCCTCGCCCTCTCGCTTCTGCTGGCCCGGACGGGATCCACCATGCAGTGGCTGGCGCGGATCGGGCAACGGTCGCTGGTGATATTCGTCGCTCATGTGTTCTTCACGGCTGGCACGCGCATCGCGCTGAGCACGATGGGCATCGATGCCCTCTGGATCCACGTGGTGGGGCCCACCGTGATCGGAGTCATCGGTCCGCTCCTGATCTACGCCGTGGCGCAGCGGCTCAGGCAGGACTGGGTCTTTGAGGCCCCACGGTGGTTGAGGCACCTCACCGGTGCTGACCGGACTCTCGTCCCACGCCGCTGA